The Solibacillus daqui genome has a segment encoding these proteins:
- the tyrS gene encoding tyrosine--tRNA ligase, whose amino-acid sequence MTNELLQDLEWRGLLYQQTDAEGMEKLLNEQKVSLYVGVDPTADSMHIGHIVPLLTLRRFQKAGHTPILLVGGATGTVGDPSGRSEERQLQTMEQVEQNVQGLKKQMERLFDFSSDNENGAVLVNNNDWAGQMTLIDFLRDYGKLINVNYILNKDTVASRLDSGISFTEFAYTLIQGMDFNHLYDHHNVRIQVGGSDQWGNITTGLEMIRKTHDENAKAFGITIPLVTKADGTKFGKTAGGAVWLDGKKTSPYEFYQFWINTADADVVKYLKIFTFLSRAEIEALAESVEAEAHLRKAQKTLAAEMTKLIHGEEGLAQAERITAALFSGDLKALSVDEMKVAFAGVPSVEVAKEDKNIVDLIVEAGISSSKRQAREDVTNGAISVNGEKITDLEYVIDGKDRLEDAFAIIRRGKKKYHMVKFA is encoded by the coding sequence ATGACAAACGAATTATTACAAGATTTAGAATGGCGCGGCTTGTTATACCAACAAACTGACGCAGAAGGTATGGAAAAATTATTAAACGAGCAAAAGGTTTCGTTATACGTAGGGGTAGATCCTACAGCAGATTCAATGCATATTGGTCATATCGTACCATTACTGACATTACGTCGCTTCCAAAAAGCTGGCCATACACCAATTTTATTAGTTGGTGGTGCAACAGGTACTGTAGGTGATCCATCAGGTCGTTCAGAAGAGCGTCAATTACAAACAATGGAGCAAGTTGAGCAGAACGTACAAGGTCTTAAAAAGCAAATGGAACGTTTATTTGACTTCTCATCTGATAATGAAAATGGTGCGGTATTAGTTAACAACAATGACTGGGCAGGTCAAATGACGTTAATCGATTTCTTACGTGATTACGGGAAATTGATTAATGTAAATTACATTTTAAATAAAGATACTGTTGCTTCTCGTTTAGATTCGGGTATTTCATTTACTGAATTTGCATACACATTAATTCAAGGGATGGACTTCAATCACTTATACGACCACCACAATGTACGCATCCAAGTCGGTGGCTCTGACCAATGGGGGAACATCACAACTGGGTTAGAAATGATTCGTAAAACGCATGATGAAAACGCAAAAGCATTCGGTATTACAATTCCACTTGTAACAAAAGCAGATGGTACAAAATTTGGTAAAACTGCAGGTGGCGCAGTATGGTTAGATGGCAAGAAAACATCGCCATACGAGTTCTACCAATTCTGGATTAACACAGCCGATGCGGATGTTGTGAAATACTTAAAAATCTTCACATTCTTAAGCCGCGCGGAAATTGAAGCTTTAGCTGAAAGTGTTGAAGCAGAAGCACATTTACGTAAAGCACAAAAAACATTAGCTGCTGAAATGACCAAGCTAATTCATGGCGAAGAAGGATTAGCACAAGCTGAGCGTATTACAGCTGCATTATTCTCTGGTGATTTAAAAGCATTATCAGTAGATGAAATGAAAGTTGCATTTGCAGGTGTTCCTTCAGTAGAAGTGGCAAAAGAAGATAAAAACATCGTCGACTTAATCGTAGAAGCAGGCATCTCTTCATCGAAACGCCAAGCACGTGAAGATGTAACAAACGGTGCGATTAGTGTAAACGGTGAAAAAATTACAGATTTAGAATATGTAATCGACGGCAAAGACCGTTTAGAAGATGCATTCGCGATTATTCGTCGCGGTAAGAAAAAATACCATATGGTGAAATTCGCATAA
- a CDS encoding transglycosylase domain-containing protein — protein MRYVRMTGDVFWNLSLLAVIFITTVVILVGGIGFGYFASLVKDEPLRSKEEMREQIFNYEETSEIYFANDIYIGKIRTDLDRRETSLANISPNVINAVLATEDEYFREHPGIVPKAVLRGLLQDVTNSSTQTGGSTLTQQLIKNQILTNEVSYERKAKEILLAYRLENFMSKEEILEAYLNIIPYGRNSSGRNIAGIETAAQGIFGISASKLNLPQSAYIAGIPQAPFKYTPFTNKGEIKSAEGMQHGIDRMKTVLFRMLEVGYITEKEYNEAINYDIKKDFKEPEERPEDKYPWLTVELEERAKEIFATMLAEKDGIDPTRLKEESNLKDKYTILADRTIRSGGYRIYSTIDKDMYDTMQQVTQDYTLYGQTYKKKEKDPETGEEVEVDVPVQTGSIVIDNKTGKILSFVGGRDHELEQLNHATKAYRSNGSTMKPLLAYAPALEYGVIGAGSPVVDVKFKRSYDNYEPVNYNPKQELGIIPARQAVASSQNLAVLRLYDSILDRRPATFLEKMGFSKLTKGDFVNLSTSIGGLTYGATVEENTNAYATFANGGQFIDAYMIDRIEDLDGNIIYQHKAEPVQVFSPETAYMMTDMLRGVLKEGGTATLGKSQLKFSSDFAAKTGTTQDHNDVWLVGYNPNISIGVWLGYDKPRTLNAFNNRYQHPSNRVNRLWAKYLNALYDINPEYIGTKETFKQPEGVVTKSFCGISGLAPSTSCANAGLVRSDLFNRNVFLPTQPDDSFVSSTTVVINGSTYAALPTTPTEFVQMNGFGLNQSFIDRMLGKLGGDSAKLLPSSSGNGIVAGATFNADSQAPEAVWAKLANGSLTWTASASNDVVGYRVYSVTDGGISFVRSIKASDGLQMNVSPGVRYVVKAVDISGFESAISNEVGEIIEVPEPPAPEENPDTSTPEENPENPSPEETPDSGENPDDTTDTIE, from the coding sequence ATGCGTTATGTAAGAATGACAGGTGACGTATTTTGGAACCTTTCATTATTAGCAGTTATTTTTATTACGACCGTTGTCATTTTAGTCGGCGGGATTGGCTTTGGTTACTTTGCATCATTAGTAAAGGATGAGCCGTTACGTTCCAAAGAAGAAATGCGTGAACAAATTTTTAACTACGAAGAAACAAGTGAAATTTACTTTGCAAATGATATTTACATCGGTAAAATCCGAACAGATTTAGATCGACGTGAAACATCACTAGCAAATATATCCCCAAACGTAATTAATGCTGTACTTGCAACAGAAGATGAATATTTCCGCGAGCACCCTGGTATTGTACCAAAAGCCGTACTTCGTGGTCTGTTACAAGACGTAACAAATTCGTCAACGCAAACAGGTGGTTCAACACTCACACAGCAATTAATTAAAAACCAAATTCTAACGAATGAAGTATCTTATGAGCGTAAAGCAAAGGAAATTTTACTTGCCTACCGCTTAGAAAACTTCATGTCAAAAGAAGAAATTTTAGAAGCTTATTTAAATATCATCCCATATGGACGTAACTCATCCGGTCGCAATATCGCGGGGATTGAAACAGCCGCACAAGGTATTTTTGGAATTAGTGCTTCTAAGCTAAACTTACCACAATCGGCTTACATTGCGGGAATTCCTCAAGCTCCATTTAAATACACACCTTTTACAAATAAGGGTGAGATAAAAAGCGCTGAAGGAATGCAGCATGGTATCGACCGTATGAAAACGGTATTATTCCGTATGTTAGAAGTTGGCTATATTACAGAAAAAGAATACAACGAAGCCATTAACTATGATATTAAAAAAGATTTTAAAGAACCCGAAGAACGTCCAGAAGATAAATATCCATGGTTAACTGTTGAGTTAGAAGAACGTGCGAAAGAAATTTTTGCGACAATGCTTGCTGAAAAAGACGGCATTGACCCTACTCGCTTAAAAGAAGAGTCAAACTTAAAAGATAAATATACAATTTTGGCTGACCGAACAATACGTTCAGGTGGTTACCGTATTTATTCAACAATTGATAAAGATATGTACGACACAATGCAACAAGTTACACAGGATTACACACTGTACGGTCAAACATATAAGAAAAAAGAAAAAGACCCTGAAACTGGTGAAGAAGTTGAAGTCGATGTCCCTGTACAAACAGGTAGTATCGTCATTGACAACAAAACCGGCAAAATTTTAAGCTTTGTTGGTGGGCGTGATCATGAGCTAGAGCAGCTAAACCACGCTACTAAGGCATACCGCTCAAATGGTTCGACGATGAAACCACTGTTAGCGTATGCACCTGCATTAGAATATGGCGTTATTGGTGCTGGTAGTCCGGTTGTCGATGTCAAATTCAAGCGTTCATATGACAATTATGAACCAGTCAACTACAATCCAAAACAAGAGCTAGGTATTATTCCTGCTCGCCAAGCCGTAGCTTCTTCTCAAAACTTAGCAGTATTACGTCTATATGATTCCATTTTAGATCGACGCCCTGCAACGTTCTTAGAAAAAATGGGCTTCTCTAAGTTAACAAAAGGTGACTTTGTCAATCTTTCAACATCTATCGGTGGTTTAACATACGGAGCGACTGTTGAAGAAAACACAAATGCCTACGCAACATTTGCAAATGGTGGTCAATTTATTGACGCTTATATGATTGACCGCATTGAAGATTTAGATGGCAATATTATTTACCAACATAAAGCTGAGCCAGTTCAAGTATTTTCTCCAGAAACAGCTTACATGATGACAGATATGCTTCGCGGTGTATTAAAAGAAGGCGGGACAGCTACATTAGGTAAGAGCCAGCTAAAATTCTCATCTGACTTCGCTGCAAAAACAGGGACAACCCAAGACCATAATGACGTGTGGTTAGTCGGTTACAACCCGAATATTTCAATCGGTGTATGGCTTGGCTATGACAAACCACGCACACTCAATGCATTCAATAATCGTTATCAGCACCCAAGTAATCGCGTTAACCGATTATGGGCCAAGTATTTAAATGCGCTTTATGATATTAACCCTGAATATATCGGGACGAAAGAAACCTTCAAGCAGCCTGAGGGTGTTGTGACCAAATCATTCTGCGGTATTTCAGGATTAGCACCATCCACATCTTGTGCAAATGCCGGTCTAGTTCGTTCAGATTTATTTAATAGAAATGTATTTTTACCAACACAGCCAGATGACAGTTTCGTTTCATCAACAACGGTTGTTATCAATGGAAGCACATATGCAGCTTTACCAACAACACCTACTGAATTCGTACAAATGAATGGCTTCGGACTTAACCAAAGCTTCATTGATCGTATGTTAGGCAAATTAGGTGGCGATTCAGCCAAATTACTGCCGTCCAGTTCAGGAAATGGGATTGTTGCAGGAGCAACGTTTAATGCAGATAGCCAAGCTCCAGAAGCAGTATGGGCTAAGTTAGCAAATGGTTCTTTAACTTGGACAGCCTCTGCTTCAAATGATGTAGTAGGTTATCGCGTTTATAGTGTTACAGATGGCGGTATATCGTTTGTTCGTTCAATTAAAGCTTCTGATGGGTTACAAATGAACGTTTCACCTGGCGTACGCTATGTAGTGAAAGCTGTGGATATTAGTGGCTTTGAATCGGCCATTTCTAATGAAGTCGGTGAAATTATCGAAGTTCCAGAACCACCAGCTCCTGAAGAAAATCCAGATACGTCGACACCTGAGGAAAATCCAGAAAACCCAAGCCCTGAGGAAACACCGGATTCTGGTGAAAATCCTGACGACACAACCGACACTATAGAATAA
- a CDS encoding acetylornithine transaminase — MSALFQNYARRPFAIVEGKGTEVFDTTGKRYLDFTSGIAVCSLGHAHPVIVEAIKTQSEKLWHISNLFESPGQEQLAASLVKDIPLDYAFFCNSGAEANEAAIKLARKHTGKHKIIVFEQSFHGRTFGAMSATGQDKVRQGFGPLVSEFITLPFNDVEQLKASVDSETAAIMLEIIQGEGGVNSVTEEFAHAIADIQANSDILVIVDEVQTGIGRTGTRFAFEQTAINPDIMSMAKGLGGGFPIGGILAKEKFFNTFSAGTHGTTFGGNPLGVAVAQTVINNVFDEAFLQNVQQKSAYFVEKLQQAFPEEKYTIQGKGLMLGLGLGGEDVAPYVMALDEAGLLTVAAGPKVIRLLPPLTVTEQEIDEAVAKLQAVIKNSRIEVDK; from the coding sequence ATGAGTGCATTATTTCAAAATTACGCAAGAAGACCTTTCGCAATTGTCGAAGGGAAAGGAACAGAAGTTTTTGATACAACAGGAAAGCGTTATTTAGATTTTACAAGTGGTATTGCAGTTTGTAGCTTAGGGCATGCCCACCCAGTAATCGTAGAAGCCATTAAAACCCAAAGTGAAAAGCTATGGCATATTAGTAACTTATTTGAAAGTCCAGGACAAGAGCAACTTGCGGCATCGTTAGTAAAGGATATTCCATTAGATTACGCTTTTTTCTGTAACAGTGGTGCAGAGGCAAATGAAGCAGCAATTAAGCTAGCACGTAAGCATACAGGGAAACATAAAATCATCGTGTTCGAGCAAAGCTTCCACGGTCGTACATTTGGTGCGATGAGTGCAACGGGGCAAGATAAAGTACGCCAAGGTTTCGGCCCATTAGTAAGTGAATTTATTACACTACCGTTCAATGATGTAGAACAATTGAAAGCCTCGGTTGATTCTGAAACAGCAGCCATTATGCTTGAAATTATTCAAGGTGAAGGTGGCGTTAATAGTGTAACGGAAGAGTTCGCACATGCAATTGCGGACATTCAGGCAAACTCAGATATATTAGTCATTGTCGACGAAGTACAAACAGGTATTGGTCGTACAGGTACACGCTTTGCATTTGAACAAACAGCAATCAACCCAGACATCATGTCCATGGCAAAAGGGCTTGGTGGCGGATTCCCGATCGGTGGTATTTTAGCGAAAGAGAAATTTTTCAATACATTTAGCGCGGGTACACATGGTACAACGTTTGGTGGTAATCCATTAGGCGTTGCAGTAGCACAAACAGTCATTAACAACGTATTCGACGAAGCGTTTTTACAAAATGTGCAACAGAAATCTGCCTATTTTGTAGAAAAACTACAGCAAGCATTCCCTGAAGAAAAATACACGATTCAAGGGAAAGGCTTAATGTTAGGTCTTGGTTTAGGCGGAGAAGATGTAGCACCGTACGTAATGGCGTTAGATGAAGCGGGGTTATTAACGGTAGCAGCAGGTCCAAAAGTGATTCGTTTATTACCTCCATTAACGGTGACGGAGCAAGAAATCGATGAAGCAGTTGCAAAATTACAAGCAGTCATTAAAAATAGCAGAATCGAAGTGGATAAATAA
- the argB gene encoding acetylglutamate kinase has protein sequence MTTFKSTHLTARKMVIKLGGSTLEGLNEAFFRNFKALQAQGIQLIITHGGGSAINRELASFGITSHIVNGLRVTSEEMIGIVQSTLIGKVNPALVHELHAADITAIGLNGFDNALLTSDYLDFATYQYVGEVKKVNVNILNMLTSAGVVPVIACIGATEDGQALNINGDTVASEIALAVGADCLLLVTDVAGIRINDEYQTEVTPSLINNWIEEGHIYGGMIPKVQGALNCLQAGIPSVQIVNETLTGTTIKSEELVG, from the coding sequence ATGACTACGTTCAAATCAACGCATCTTACCGCTCGTAAAATGGTGATTAAGCTTGGAGGTAGTACGCTAGAAGGTCTTAATGAGGCCTTCTTTCGCAATTTCAAAGCCTTACAAGCACAGGGCATCCAACTAATTATTACGCATGGTGGTGGCTCAGCAATTAACCGAGAACTCGCATCATTCGGGATTACATCGCATATTGTAAATGGCTTACGTGTCACTAGCGAAGAAATGATTGGTATTGTACAATCGACATTAATTGGTAAGGTGAACCCTGCACTTGTACATGAGCTTCATGCTGCTGACATTACGGCAATCGGATTAAATGGTTTTGATAACGCACTTTTAACAAGTGATTATTTAGACTTTGCTACGTATCAATATGTTGGTGAAGTGAAGAAAGTGAATGTGAATATTTTAAATATGTTAACATCAGCAGGTGTTGTGCCGGTCATTGCTTGTATTGGGGCTACCGAAGATGGTCAAGCGCTTAATATTAATGGTGATACGGTAGCAAGTGAAATCGCGCTTGCAGTGGGTGCGGATTGTTTATTACTCGTAACGGATGTTGCGGGAATTCGCATTAATGATGAATATCAAACAGAAGTAACACCAAGCTTAATCAATAACTGGATTGAAGAGGGCCACATTTACGGTGGCATGATTCCAAAAGTACAAGGGGCGTTAAATTGTTTACAAGCCGGTATTCCATCTGTCCAAATTGTCAATGAAACGTTGACAGGTACGACGATTAAAAGTGAGGAGCTAGTAGGATGA
- the argJ gene encoding bifunctional ornithine acetyltransferase/N-acetylglutamate synthase — MASTIEMKKLSSKNIVSPKGFTAAGVHSGIKHKKKDLAILISEVPASVAGVFTTNAVQAAPIKVTKEVVYNTKKMQAMIVNSGNANACTGKQGLEDAYEMQKLAAEKLGIDASLVGVASTGVIGEIMKMEPVKNGMALLQPDSKLENGIDFAQAIMTTDTVMKNTTYATVIDGKEVLVSGAAKGSGMIEPNMATMLGFITTDANIESDELQKALSSVTDCTFNSITVDGDTSTNDTVVVMANGLAGNESLSPTHPDWENFYTALRLVAEDLAKSIARDGEGATKLIEVEVEGAVSDEEARKIAKTVVGSPLVKTAVFGCDANWGRIIAAVGYSGATVDPEKITIKIGGATMVENGEPIKFSEEALIDILKQHEVKIYVSLEVGEGHGFAWGCDLTYDYVQINASYRS; from the coding sequence ATGGCATCAACAATTGAAATGAAAAAATTATCGAGCAAAAATATCGTATCACCAAAAGGCTTTACAGCAGCAGGTGTACATTCAGGTATTAAGCATAAGAAAAAAGATTTAGCGATTTTAATTAGTGAAGTTCCTGCAAGCGTTGCAGGTGTATTTACAACAAATGCTGTGCAAGCAGCGCCAATTAAAGTTACAAAAGAAGTTGTTTATAATACGAAAAAAATGCAGGCAATGATTGTTAACTCAGGCAATGCCAATGCTTGTACAGGTAAACAGGGGTTAGAGGATGCATATGAAATGCAAAAGCTAGCAGCAGAAAAATTAGGCATCGATGCGAGTTTAGTAGGGGTAGCATCAACAGGTGTAATCGGCGAAATTATGAAAATGGAGCCAGTCAAAAATGGTATGGCATTACTTCAACCAGATTCAAAACTAGAAAACGGCATTGATTTTGCACAGGCAATTATGACAACAGATACGGTGATGAAAAATACAACGTACGCAACGGTAATTGATGGTAAGGAAGTTTTAGTATCTGGCGCGGCAAAAGGTTCTGGTATGATCGAACCAAATATGGCAACAATGCTTGGGTTTATTACAACAGATGCCAATATCGAATCAGATGAATTACAAAAAGCATTATCAAGCGTAACAGACTGCACATTTAACTCTATTACAGTTGATGGTGATACATCTACAAATGACACAGTTGTTGTGATGGCAAACGGTTTAGCGGGGAACGAATCATTATCACCAACACATCCAGACTGGGAAAACTTCTATACAGCATTACGCCTTGTCGCAGAAGACTTAGCAAAATCAATTGCACGTGATGGGGAAGGTGCAACGAAATTAATCGAAGTTGAGGTAGAAGGTGCGGTTTCAGACGAAGAAGCACGTAAAATCGCGAAAACAGTTGTCGGCTCACCTCTTGTAAAAACAGCGGTGTTTGGCTGTGACGCGAACTGGGGCCGTATTATTGCTGCAGTTGGCTATTCAGGTGCAACGGTTGATCCAGAAAAAATTACAATTAAGATTGGCGGCGCGACGATGGTTGAAAACGGCGAGCCGATTAAATTCTCGGAAGAAGCGCTTATTGATATTTTAAAGCAGCATGAAGTGAAAATTTATGTGTCACTTGAAGTAGGAGAGGGACACGGCTTTGCATGGGGGTGTGATTTAACTTATGACTACGTTCAAATCAACGCATCTTACCGCTCGTAA
- the argC gene encoding N-acetyl-gamma-glutamyl-phosphate reductase, with product MKVGIIGATGYGGLELLRFLHNHKEVELIGLFTSSEEGTIFSDKFPHLTDLYNVPLKKIDYDALAKYDVVFASTPSGVSSSLFPPLVGLGPKLIDLSGDFRLKDLASYEHWYKKTPAPQDAVNKSVYGLTEWNEQEIRRSELIANPGCYPTAVLLSLLPLLKHKLIDPNFLIIDAKSGISGAGNKPSQTSHFSEANESFSIYKINEHQHIPEIEQAIGLFAGVDTKITFNTHLVPMTRGILATSYAHVTDGVTQQQLIDCLNETYKNHPFVRVIQDANAVGTNRVKGSNYCDIYVKLDERTKRATIIGVIDNLVKGAAGQAIQNMNVQFGLPQQTGLQLVPYFI from the coding sequence ATGAAGGTAGGTATTATTGGTGCAACAGGCTATGGCGGTTTAGAATTGTTGCGCTTTTTGCATAACCATAAAGAAGTAGAATTAATCGGTTTATTTACATCATCTGAGGAAGGAACAATTTTTTCAGATAAGTTTCCCCATTTAACAGACCTATACAATGTACCGTTAAAAAAAATTGATTATGATGCATTGGCGAAATACGATGTAGTATTTGCAAGCACGCCATCAGGAGTATCCAGTAGCCTTTTCCCACCTCTTGTTGGTTTAGGGCCAAAGCTAATTGATTTATCGGGTGACTTTCGATTAAAGGATTTAGCGAGCTATGAGCATTGGTATAAAAAAACTCCAGCACCACAAGACGCCGTTAACAAAAGCGTTTATGGATTAACTGAGTGGAATGAACAAGAGATTCGTCGATCGGAATTAATCGCCAATCCAGGCTGCTATCCGACAGCTGTATTATTGTCGTTATTGCCACTACTAAAGCATAAATTAATAGATCCAAATTTTTTAATAATTGATGCGAAAAGCGGCATTTCAGGTGCGGGTAACAAGCCATCACAAACGTCACACTTTAGCGAAGCGAATGAAAGCTTCTCGATTTATAAAATTAACGAACATCAGCATATACCAGAAATTGAACAGGCAATTGGTTTATTTGCAGGTGTCGATACAAAAATCACATTTAATACACATTTAGTACCGATGACACGCGGTATTTTAGCAACGTCTTATGCGCACGTAACAGATGGTGTTACGCAGCAACAATTAATTGATTGTTTAAATGAAACGTACAAAAATCATCCGTTCGTTCGTGTTATCCAAGATGCGAATGCGGTTGGTACAAATCGAGTAAAAGGTTCTAACTACTGTGATATTTACGTCAAGCTTGATGAACGAACAAAGCGCGCAACAATCATTGGGGTGATTGATAATTTAGTTAAAGGCGCGGCTGGTCAAGCGATTCAAAATATGAATGTTCAATTCGGGTTACCACAACAAACAGGTTTACAACTTGTACCATACTTTATTTAA
- the acsA gene encoding acetate--CoA ligase, with product MGMKTMEKLAVIPGEHNLKNYEETANTHDWENTEKAFSWYETGKVNIAYEAIDRHVDTTLKNKVALHYNDGTRKEAYSFEDMKNYSNKAANVIKDKSKLQKGDRIFIFMPRTPELYFSLLGSIKIGAIVGPLFEAFMEGAVYDRLADSEAVALVTTPALLSRVPLDKLPHLKTVFLVGDDIEETTNIIDFNKQLQEASEDFDIEWVDKEDGSILHYTSGSTGAPKGVLHVHYAMVQQFQTAQWVLDLKKNDIYWCTADPGWVTGTAYGIFGPWLNGVTNVIIGGRFSPQAWYSAIQEYGVTVWYSAPTAFRMLMGAGPNVISQYDLSSLRHVLSVGEPLNPEVVRWGVETLNHRIHDTWWMTETGGHMICNYPTMTIKPGSMGKPVPGVYATIVDDSGNEVPPFTMGNLAVKKGWPAMMRQIWGNPERYESYFLKGEWYVSGDSAYMDDEGYFWFQGRVDDVIMTAGERVGPFEVESKLLEHPDVIEAGVIGKPDPVRGEIIKAFVSLREGVEPTEELESEIRDFVKTGLSAHAAPREIEFKEKLPKTRSGKIMRRVLKAWELNLPTGDLSTMED from the coding sequence ATGGGGATGAAAACGATGGAGAAATTAGCTGTGATTCCAGGGGAGCATAATTTAAAAAATTATGAGGAAACAGCTAACACACATGACTGGGAAAACACTGAAAAGGCATTTTCTTGGTATGAAACAGGTAAGGTCAATATTGCATATGAAGCAATTGATCGCCATGTGGATACAACACTAAAAAACAAAGTTGCACTACATTATAATGATGGGACACGTAAAGAAGCATATTCATTTGAAGACATGAAGAATTATTCAAACAAAGCTGCAAATGTCATCAAGGATAAATCGAAATTGCAAAAAGGGGATCGTATTTTCATTTTTATGCCTCGGACGCCAGAGCTTTATTTTAGCTTATTGGGCTCAATTAAAATTGGCGCAATTGTTGGTCCACTGTTTGAAGCATTTATGGAAGGAGCGGTATATGATCGTTTAGCTGATAGTGAGGCGGTAGCACTTGTGACTACACCAGCACTATTAAGTCGTGTTCCACTGGATAAATTGCCACATTTAAAAACAGTTTTTTTAGTTGGCGATGATATTGAAGAAACAACAAACATTATCGATTTTAATAAGCAATTACAAGAGGCATCTGAGGACTTTGACATTGAATGGGTTGATAAAGAAGATGGCTCTATTTTACATTATACATCGGGTTCAACAGGGGCACCTAAAGGAGTCCTGCATGTACATTATGCAATGGTGCAACAATTCCAAACAGCACAGTGGGTATTGGATTTAAAGAAAAATGATATTTATTGGTGTACAGCAGATCCGGGGTGGGTTACTGGAACAGCATATGGAATTTTTGGTCCATGGTTAAATGGCGTGACCAATGTTATCATCGGTGGGCGCTTTAGTCCACAAGCTTGGTATAGTGCCATTCAAGAATATGGCGTAACAGTATGGTATAGTGCCCCGACTGCATTTCGCATGTTAATGGGGGCAGGACCAAATGTCATTAGCCAATATGATTTATCGTCACTTCGTCATGTATTATCGGTTGGGGAGCCGTTAAATCCAGAAGTAGTCCGATGGGGTGTAGAAACATTAAATCATCGTATTCATGATACGTGGTGGATGACTGAAACAGGTGGGCACATGATTTGTAATTATCCAACTATGACTATTAAACCAGGTTCAATGGGTAAACCAGTACCAGGTGTTTATGCAACAATTGTTGATGACTCAGGCAATGAAGTGCCGCCATTTACAATGGGGAATTTAGCGGTGAAAAAAGGTTGGCCGGCAATGATGCGTCAAATTTGGGGCAATCCAGAACGCTATGAATCATACTTCTTAAAAGGAGAATGGTACGTTTCGGGGGATTCTGCTTATATGGATGATGAAGGCTACTTCTGGTTCCAAGGACGTGTTGATGATGTTATTATGACAGCAGGTGAGCGTGTTGGTCCTTTTGAGGTTGAAAGTAAATTATTAGAGCACCCTGATGTAATTGAGGCAGGGGTAATCGGTAAGCCCGATCCAGTGCGTGGTGAAATAATTAAAGCATTTGTTTCTTTACGCGAAGGTGTAGAACCAACTGAAGAGCTAGAATCCGAAATCCGTGACTTCGTAAAAACAGGGCTTTCAGCGCATGCAGCACCACGTGAAATCGAATTTAAAGAGAAGCTTCCAAAAACACGAAGCGGTAAAATTATGCGCCGAGTGTTGAAAGCATGGGAATTAAACCTACCAACAGGCGATCTTTCAACAATGGAAGACTAA
- a CDS encoding GNAT family N-acetyltransferase: protein MNHVKNHYCLEFETRHGKVLVEGPVPSTRLASYTLHEDLKAFRPSHQQHEALIEIAKLEEGRIIVIRQDDTVVGYVTYLYPDPLERWAEDRIPNMIELGAIEVIPTFRGTGAGKKLLEVSFMDDTMEDYLVITTEYYWHWDLKGTGLTVWDYRNMMERMMTSAKFEYYATDDPEITSHPANCLMGRVGARVETDTLERFDKLRFRNRFMY, encoded by the coding sequence ATGAATCATGTGAAAAATCATTATTGCCTTGAATTCGAAACGAGGCATGGTAAAGTTTTAGTAGAAGGTCCTGTTCCTTCTACAAGGCTTGCTTCGTATACATTACACGAAGATTTAAAAGCATTTAGGCCTTCACATCAGCAACACGAGGCGCTAATAGAAATTGCAAAGTTAGAAGAAGGCCGCATTATCGTCATCCGACAAGACGATACAGTTGTCGGTTATGTGACGTATTTGTATCCGGATCCGCTTGAAAGGTGGGCAGAAGATCGTATTCCAAATATGATTGAGCTCGGTGCAATTGAAGTTATTCCCACGTTTCGTGGCACAGGGGCAGGGAAAAAATTATTGGAGGTATCGTTTATGGACGATACAATGGAGGATTATTTAGTCATTACAACTGAGTATTATTGGCATTGGGATTTAAAAGGGACAGGTCTTACAGTGTGGGATTATCGAAATATGATGGAGCGCATGATGACATCTGCCAAATTTGAATACTATGCAACGGATGACCCTGAAATTACCTCTCATCCTGCGAACTGTTTAATGGGACGTGTAGGGGCACGTGTTGAAACAGATACGCTTGAACGTTTTGACAAACTGCGCTTTAGAAATCGTTTCATGTATTAA